A window of Bifidobacteriaceae bacterium genomic DNA:
GATGGGGATGACGGTGGCGAGCGGAATCAGGGCGTTCCGGAAGGCGTGGCGGACAACCACGGTCCGCTCGTTCAGGCCTTTGGCCCTGGCGGTCCGGATGTAGTCGGCGTTCATCACCTCCAGCATGGAGGAGCGGGTGTAGCGCGTGTAGGAGGCGAACGTGATCAGCACCAACGCGGTGGTGGGAAGGACCAGGTGCGTCAACACGTCCGTGGCGGAAAACCAGAAGGAGCCGCCCAACTCCGGGGTGACGGAGCCCATGGTGCTGATGGGCCGGCCATTCACGCGAGGCGAGTCGAGGTAGGCCGGCCAGGCTTTCATCATCCGGTCGGCGAAGACGAACACCGACATGATGATCGCGGTCAGCGCCGCGGTGCGGGCGGAGACCCGCCTGTCCGGGCCTCCCCAGGCCAGGCCCGCGCCAACGCCGACCAGGGCCGCAGCCACCCAAAGGCCCAGAATCACGGGCCAACTCGCGCGTTCGAAGGCGAACTGCAGCGGGTAATACAGGATCAGCCCCACGCCGACGGTGCTCAAAGAGGAATACAAGGCCCGCCGGTTTCCCAGGCCGCTGGACACCGCTGCGACCGCCACGGCCGCCCCGGCCCCGGTCAGGCCCACGCCCACAATGCCAAGGCCCGGCTCCAGCAGGAAGTTGGCGGCGTCCACGTAGACCATCACCGCCGTCACAGCCGCGAACCCGATCCCCCCGACCGTCCACCGGGTGCGGGGCCGGCCGCCCGCCACCATGGCGGCGAAAACGCCTGCGGCGGCTCCCACACCCAGGATGAGCGCCAGCGGCAGCTTCGGGTGCGCCAAGAAGTTGTTGAACCGGATCGCGCCGAATTCCTTGAGCAGCACGGCCACCCAAAAGGCCGGCAGCGAATAGAACAGGAAGGTGAAGAAGGTGGTCAGGTAGTCGAAAGCCGAGTATTGCCGCAGCGCGGTG
This region includes:
- a CDS encoding ABC transporter permease, with the protein product MLSFIARRVAVGLIVLFGATFIVFMMVALSVDPLAEVKASSAPNKQFLIERTTANLDLNTPPVLRYFKWLGRLAGYLWGNGTFGVSILTNQTVASQLASAVPTTVKLVFASVVIAILLGVTVGITTALRQYSAFDYLTTFFTFLFYSLPAFWVAVLLKEFGAIRFNNFLAHPKLPLALILGVGAAAGVFAAMVAGGRPRTRWTVGGIGFAAVTAVMVYVDAANFLLEPGLGIVGVGLTGAGAAVAVAAVSSGLGNRRALYSSLSTVGVGLILYYPLQFAFERASWPVILGLWVAAALVGVGAGLAWGGPDRRVSARTAALTAIIMSVFVFADRMMKAWPAYLDSPRVNGRPISTMGSVTPELGGSFWFSATDVLTHLVLPTTALVLITFASYTRYTRSSMLEVMNADYIRTARAKGLNERTVVVRHAFRNALIPLATVIPIDIAMVFGGAIITERIFSWRGMGTMFIQALRGNDIYGVMGYFVVTAALAIAANIVADMVYAGLDPRIRVNA